A single Lolium perenne isolate Kyuss_39 chromosome 6, Kyuss_2.0, whole genome shotgun sequence DNA region contains:
- the LOC127307459 gene encoding phosphatidylinositol 4-kinase gamma 4, with protein sequence MSSSGVAILSPLLERQVVHVSRCLPLLEPLDSVLIFVTMPGMAPMPMRVLGSESIASVKLRIQRTKGFVVTKQRLVFAGHELSQRNSHVRDYGLADGNVLHLVFRLADLRTITVETDSGEKFIYQVESSSKVGQLKNKVAAETGEELEDQRLVCDGEELEDNQLITDIGSSNGGAAAVINLYIRAPARMKTQQVDNDTVVTVVNSEENDNLQIDALSLPKPACGGRASVEPIIVNEKVKLSPAVMEMIGATMAGLDNGHLPLMSTEGSGGVYFMPDPLGQRNVAVFKPIDEEPMAENNPRGFPLSVDGEGLKRGTRVGEGALREVAAYVLDHPVDGSKSCDSIGFSGVPPTALVHCLHMGKGFKIGSLQMFVENHGSCEDIGPRDFPVQEVQKIAVLDIRLANADRHAGNVLACRDGEDDLKLVPIDHGYCLPEKFEDCTFEWLYWPQSREPFSDETTSYIESLDAGKDIALLKFYGWNLPPQCARVLHISTMLLKKGAQRGLTPYDVGSIMCRKTVKRESGIEVIMDEAEDAVLPGTSEKTFLEAVSEVMDRHLDDMLSKLKQNK encoded by the exons ATGTCGTCTTCCGGCGTCGCCATCCTCAGCCCTCTGCTGGAGCGCCAGGTTGTTCACGTCTCCCGGTGCCTACCCCTGCTGGAACCGCTGGATTCGGTTCTTATTTTTGTTACGATGCCTGGCATGGCACCCATGCCAATGCGTGTCCTGGGGTCTGAATCCATCGCTTCAGTCAAGCTTCGTATCCAGAGGACCAAGGGCTTCGTCGTGACAAAGCAACGGCTGGTGTTCGCCGGACACGAGCTGTCACAAAGAAACTCCCATGTCAGGGACTATGGACTCGCTGACGGGAACGTTCTCCACCTTGTCTTCCGGCTGGCCGACCTCCGCACAATCACCGTCGAGACCGACAGCGGGGAGAAATTCATCTACCAGGTGGAGAGCAGCAGCAAGGTTGGGCAACTCAAGAACAAGGTCGCAGCTGAGACCGGGGAGGAACTCGAGGACCAAAGGCTGGTGTGCGATGGCGAGGAGCTTGAGGACAACCAGCTGATCACCGACATTGGTAGCAGCAACggtggtgctgctgctgtgaTCAACTTGTACATCCGCGCACCGGCGAGGATGAAAACTCAGCAGGTTGATAACGACACTGTTGTTACAGTCGTTAACTCCGAAGAGAATGACAACCTCCAGATAGATGCATTGTCCCTCCCAAAACCAGCTTGTGGCGGACGTGCTTCGGTTGAGCCCATCATTGTTAACGAGAAGGTAAAGCTGTCTCCTGCCGTCATGGAAATGATCGGCGCAACAATGGCTGGTCTGGACAACGGCCACCTTCCTCTGATGTCGACCGAGGGTTCTGGGGGAGTCTATTTCATGCCAGATCCCTTGGGCCAGCGCAACGTCGCAGTTTTCAAGCCTATCGACGAGGAACCGATGGCGGAGAATAACCCCAGGGGGTTTCCTCTGTCAGTCGATGGCGAGGGGTTGAAAAGGGGGACACGGGTAGGGGAAGGTGCATTGAGGGAGGTTGCAGCGTATGTTCTCGACCATCCTGTTGATGGGTCCAAATCTTGTGATTCTATTGGATTTTCCGGCGTACCTCCCACGGCTTTGGTCCATTGTTTGCACATGGGTAAAGGGTTTAAGATCGGATCACTGCAAATGTTTGTGGAGAATCATGGAAGCTGTGAGGACATAGGCCCTCGAGATTTCCCCGTTCAGGAGGTTCAGAAGATTGCCGTGTTAGATATCAGGTTAGCGAATGCCGATCGTCATGCTGGCAACGTGCTAGCCTGCCGGGATGGAGAAGATGACCTGAAGTTGGTACCAATTGACCATGGGTACTGCTTGCCAGAAAAG TTTGAAGATTGTACCTTCGAGTGGCTCTACTGGCCCCAATCCCGCGAGCCCTTCAGTGACGAGACCACCTCATACATTGAATCACTAGACGCTGGAAAAGATATCGCGCTTCTCAAGTTCTATGGTTGGAACCTGCCTCCCCAGTGCGCCCGAGTTCTGCATATCAGCACCATGCTTCTGAAGAAGGGAGCGCAGAGGGGCCTCACGCCTTATGACGTGGGTAGCATCATGTGCAGGAAAACTGTCAAGAGGGAGTCTGGAATCGAGGTCATCATGGACGAAGCGGAAGATGCTGTGCTTCCAGGAACTAGCGAAAAAACTTTCCTGGAGGCCGTATCGGAGGTCATGGACCGTCACCTTGATGACATGCTGTCAAAGCTTAAGCAGAACAAGTGA